From Brassica oleracea var. oleracea cultivar TO1000 chromosome C3, BOL, whole genome shotgun sequence, a single genomic window includes:
- the LOC106330716 gene encoding ATP-dependent DNA helicase pif1-like — protein MAEDVLMHQRRLLRFQALQLTPSELQHYTLIEIESLLQNFEKSLNEFTGMPLPNKAIMDEMKKKAMARHNQFDIAEETMIHQRGTGKTFLYRTIIAALQSRGKKVIPVASSSIAALLLPGGRTAYSRFSIPLKLYEDTYCEVKTGTVQANFLSETDLIIWDEAPMAHRHVFEAVDRTLKDILAVLDAKALTKPFGGKTVLLGGDFRQILPVISQGTRQETVSAALNRTPLWKYCDIFHLTQNMRVEPEEKAFADWILKVGDGRAAGEPQHLANCETPEDQIFIDNNVLLPITSNPLETLSSSAFPDFEYEYKDLNKLRETAILTPRNVTVDEINSYLVSQVPGEEKEYLSADSFAESLPAHKLRLKVGVPVMLLRNMNQKEGLCNGTRLIVTHMGEKVIKTEMLT, from the exons ATGGCAGAAGATGTTCTGATGCACCAGAGACGTCTACTTCGATTCCAAGCCCTCCAGCTAACACCAAGCGAACTACAGCATTACACCCTTATCGAAATAGAGAGCCTACTACAAAATTTCGAGAAATCATTGAATGAGTTTACGGGGATGCCACTTCCAAACAAGGCTATCATGGACGAAATGAAAAAGAAAGCAATGGCAAGGCACAACCAGTTTGACATAGCGGAGGAAACAATGATCCACCAGA GAGGTACAGGGAAAACATTTCTCTACAGAACAATCATCGCAGCTTTACAATCAAGAGGCAAGAAGGTGATCCCCGTTGCATCATCCTCCATTGCTGCGCTTCTTTTACCTGGGGGACGAACAGCCTATTCGAGGTTCAGTATTCCACTCAAACTTTATGAAGACACCTACTGCGAGGTGAAAACTGGGACAGTCCAAGCCAACTTCCTAAGTGAAACAGACCTCATCATCTGGGACGAAGCTCCTATGGCCCATCGTCATGTTTTTGAGGCTGTTGATCGTACTCTGAAGGATATTTTAGCGGTTTTAGATGCAAAAGCTCTAACAAAACCTTTCGGTGGAAAGACAGTACTTCTAGGAGGTGATTTCCGCCAAATTTTGCCAGTTATTTCACAAGGAACAAGACAAGAAACAGTCAGTGCCGCTCTCAATCGAACGCCCCTGTGGAAATACTGCGACATCTTTCACCTCACACAAAACATGCGGGTAGAACCAGAGGAGAAAGCGTTTGCAGACTGGATTCTTAAGGTTGGCGATGGCAGAGCAGCAGGCGAACCTCAGCATTTGGCCAACTGTGAAACACCAGAAGATCAGATCTTCATAGACAATAATGTCCTTCTCCCCATAACCTCAAACCCTTTGGAGACTCTATCCTCTTCTGCGTTTCCAGATTTTGAATATGAGTACAAGGATCTCAACAAACTTCGAGAAACAGCCATCTTAACACCAAGGAACGTAACAGTTGATGAAATCAACAGTTATTTGGTCTCCCAAGTACCTGGAGAAGAGAAAGAATACTTAAGTGCAGACAGCTTTGCGGAAA GCCTACCAGCTCATAAGCTACGTTTGAAAGTCGGTGTTCCAGTTATGCTCCTGCGTAACATGAACCAAAAAGAAGGCTTATGTAACGGCACAAGACTAATTGTCACACACATGGGTGAAAAGGTTATCAAAACAGAGATGCTTACATAG